A stretch of Anoplopoma fimbria isolate UVic2021 breed Golden Eagle Sablefish chromosome 4, Afim_UVic_2022, whole genome shotgun sequence DNA encodes these proteins:
- the tlx2 gene encoding T-cell leukemia homeobox protein 2 isoform X3, protein MEHTGIEEVNQTHQQQHEPISFGIDQILNSSDQSSGCMLPNRTGDPDYTLAPNVYSNGYNSVYNPACSMAAGLAGSYNVNMNMNVSMNMNMNVNVNSGGAGGVIRVPAHRPMPPPPPPPAAAAPHPPSSGCIGPGIASVPGMGMGSSANFTFPWMESSRRFAKDRLTGEQAEESRAGEATGGPGPAGSLCPLPKGDIGRVPVWSTVETLAKCYYPELAHLRDGGGLLADYPFPKGACPALSPFSVTRRIGHPYQNRTPPKRKKPRTSFSRVQICELEKRFHRQKYLASAERATLAKALKMTDAQVKTWFQNRRTKWRRQTAEEREAERQQANRLMLQLQQEAFQKTLSQPLQPDPLCLHNSSLYALQNLQPWADDIDGLRERRALYP, encoded by the exons atGGAGCACACAGGCATCGAGGAGGTGAACCAGAcgcaccagcagcagcatgaaccCATCAGCTTCGGGATCGACCAGATCCTCAACAGCTCGGACCAGTCCAGTGGCTGCATGCTGCCCAACCGGACCGGAGACCCGGATTACACACTGGCTCCAAATGTCTACAGCAATGGTTACAACAGTGTCTACAACCCGGCCTGCTCCATGGCTGCAGGTCTGGCCGGCTCCTACAATGTCAACATGAACATGAATGTCagcatgaacatgaacatgaatgTCAATGTGAACTCTGGAGGTGCCGGAGGGGTGATCCGGGTCCCGGCTCACAGACCgatgcctcctcctcctcctcctccagccgcGGCcgctcctcatcctccctcctctgggTGCATCGGACCCGGCATCGCCTCGGTGCCCGGCATGGGGATGGGGAGCTCGGCCAACTTCACCTTCCCGTGGATGGAGAGCAGTAGGAGGTTTGCCAAGGACAGACTAACAG GGGAGCAGGCAGAGGAAAGCCGAGCCGGAGAGGCCACAGGGGGGCCGGGGCCCGCCGggtccctctgtcctctccccaAGGGAGACATCGGCAGGGTCCCCGTCTGGAGCACTGTGGAGACGTTAGCTAAATGCTATTACCCCGAGCTCGCTCACCTGCGAGACGGCGGTGGCCTTCTAGCAGACTATCCTTTTCCAAAGGGGGCTTGCCCAG CCCTGTCACCCTTCTCCGTGACCCGTCGTATCGGCCACCCTTACCAGAACCGGACGCCGCCCAAGAGGAAAAAGCCTCGCACCTCCTTCAGCCGGGTGCAGATCTGCGAGCTGGAGAAACGCTTTCATCGTCAGAAATACCTGGCGTCAGCTGAGCGAGCGACCTTGGCCAAGGCCCTTAAAATGACGGACGCACAAGTCAAGACCTGGTTTCAGAACAGACGGACAAAATGGCG GAGACAgactgcagaggagagagaggccgAGAGGCAGCAGGCCAACCGGCTGATGCTGCAGCTTCAGCAGGAAGCGTTCCAGAAGACGTTGAGCCAGCCGCTGCAGCCGGACCCCCTCTGCCTGCACAACTCCTCCCTCTACGCCTTGCAGAACCTGCAGCCCTGGGCCGACGACA TTGACGGTCTAAGAGAGAGGAGGGCACTTTATCCATAA
- the tlx2 gene encoding T-cell leukemia homeobox protein 2 isoform X6, which yields MEHTGIEEVNQTHQQQHEPISFGIDQILNSSDQSSGCMLPNRTGDPDYTLAPNVYSNGYNSVYNPACSMAAGLAGSYNVNMNMNVSMNMNMNVNVNSGGAGGVIRVPAHRPMPPPPPPPAAAAPHPPSSGCIGPGIASVPGMGMGSSANFTFPWMESSRRFAKDRLTALSPFSVTRRIGHPYQNRTPPKRKKPRTSFSRVQICELEKRFHRQKYLASAERATLAKALKMTDAQVKTWFQNRRTKWRRQTAEEREAERQQANRLMLQLQQEAFQKTLSQPLQPDPLCLHNSSLYALQNLQPWADDIDGLRERRALYP from the exons atGGAGCACACAGGCATCGAGGAGGTGAACCAGAcgcaccagcagcagcatgaaccCATCAGCTTCGGGATCGACCAGATCCTCAACAGCTCGGACCAGTCCAGTGGCTGCATGCTGCCCAACCGGACCGGAGACCCGGATTACACACTGGCTCCAAATGTCTACAGCAATGGTTACAACAGTGTCTACAACCCGGCCTGCTCCATGGCTGCAGGTCTGGCCGGCTCCTACAATGTCAACATGAACATGAATGTCagcatgaacatgaacatgaatgTCAATGTGAACTCTGGAGGTGCCGGAGGGGTGATCCGGGTCCCGGCTCACAGACCgatgcctcctcctcctcctcctccagccgcGGCcgctcctcatcctccctcctctgggTGCATCGGACCCGGCATCGCCTCGGTGCCCGGCATGGGGATGGGGAGCTCGGCCAACTTCACCTTCCCGTGGATGGAGAGCAGTAGGAGGTTTGCCAAGGACAGACTAACAG CCCTGTCACCCTTCTCCGTGACCCGTCGTATCGGCCACCCTTACCAGAACCGGACGCCGCCCAAGAGGAAAAAGCCTCGCACCTCCTTCAGCCGGGTGCAGATCTGCGAGCTGGAGAAACGCTTTCATCGTCAGAAATACCTGGCGTCAGCTGAGCGAGCGACCTTGGCCAAGGCCCTTAAAATGACGGACGCACAAGTCAAGACCTGGTTTCAGAACAGACGGACAAAATGGCG GAGACAgactgcagaggagagagaggccgAGAGGCAGCAGGCCAACCGGCTGATGCTGCAGCTTCAGCAGGAAGCGTTCCAGAAGACGTTGAGCCAGCCGCTGCAGCCGGACCCCCTCTGCCTGCACAACTCCTCCCTCTACGCCTTGCAGAACCTGCAGCCCTGGGCCGACGACA TTGACGGTCTAAGAGAGAGGAGGGCACTTTATCCATAA
- the tlx2 gene encoding T-cell leukemia homeobox protein 2 isoform X2, translating to MEHTGIEEVNQTHQQQHEPISFGIDQILNSSDQSSGCMLPNRTGDPDYTLAPNVYSNGYNSVYNPACSMAAGLAGSYNVNMNMNVSMNMNMNVNVNSGGAGGVIRVPAHRPMPPPPPPPAAAAPHPPSSGCIGPGIASVPGMGMGSSANFTFPWMESSRRFAKDRLTGEQAEESRAGEATGGPGPAGSLCPLPKGDIGRVPVWSTVETLAKCYYPELAHLRDGGGLLADYPFPKGACPAALSPFSVTRRIGHPYQNRTPPKRKKPRTSFSRVQICELEKRFHRQKYLASAERATLAKALKMTDAQVKTWFQNRRTKWRRQTAEEREAERQQANRLMLQLQQEAFQKTLSQPLQPDPLCLHNSSLYALQNLQPWADDIDGLRERRALYP from the exons atGGAGCACACAGGCATCGAGGAGGTGAACCAGAcgcaccagcagcagcatgaaccCATCAGCTTCGGGATCGACCAGATCCTCAACAGCTCGGACCAGTCCAGTGGCTGCATGCTGCCCAACCGGACCGGAGACCCGGATTACACACTGGCTCCAAATGTCTACAGCAATGGTTACAACAGTGTCTACAACCCGGCCTGCTCCATGGCTGCAGGTCTGGCCGGCTCCTACAATGTCAACATGAACATGAATGTCagcatgaacatgaacatgaatgTCAATGTGAACTCTGGAGGTGCCGGAGGGGTGATCCGGGTCCCGGCTCACAGACCgatgcctcctcctcctcctcctccagccgcGGCcgctcctcatcctccctcctctgggTGCATCGGACCCGGCATCGCCTCGGTGCCCGGCATGGGGATGGGGAGCTCGGCCAACTTCACCTTCCCGTGGATGGAGAGCAGTAGGAGGTTTGCCAAGGACAGACTAACAG GGGAGCAGGCAGAGGAAAGCCGAGCCGGAGAGGCCACAGGGGGGCCGGGGCCCGCCGggtccctctgtcctctccccaAGGGAGACATCGGCAGGGTCCCCGTCTGGAGCACTGTGGAGACGTTAGCTAAATGCTATTACCCCGAGCTCGCTCACCTGCGAGACGGCGGTGGCCTTCTAGCAGACTATCCTTTTCCAAAGGGGGCTTGCCCAG CAGCCCTGTCACCCTTCTCCGTGACCCGTCGTATCGGCCACCCTTACCAGAACCGGACGCCGCCCAAGAGGAAAAAGCCTCGCACCTCCTTCAGCCGGGTGCAGATCTGCGAGCTGGAGAAACGCTTTCATCGTCAGAAATACCTGGCGTCAGCTGAGCGAGCGACCTTGGCCAAGGCCCTTAAAATGACGGACGCACAAGTCAAGACCTGGTTTCAGAACAGACGGACAAAATGGCG GAGACAgactgcagaggagagagaggccgAGAGGCAGCAGGCCAACCGGCTGATGCTGCAGCTTCAGCAGGAAGCGTTCCAGAAGACGTTGAGCCAGCCGCTGCAGCCGGACCCCCTCTGCCTGCACAACTCCTCCCTCTACGCCTTGCAGAACCTGCAGCCCTGGGCCGACGACA TTGACGGTCTAAGAGAGAGGAGGGCACTTTATCCATAA
- the tlx2 gene encoding T-cell leukemia homeobox protein 2 isoform X4 produces the protein MEHTGIEEVNQTHQQQHEPISFGIDQILNSSDQSSGCMLPNRTGDPDYTLAPNVYSNGYNSVYNPACSMAAGLAGSYNVNMNMNVSMNMNMNVNVNSGGAGGVIRVPAHRPMPPPPPPPAAAAPHPPSSGCIGPGIASVPGMGMGSSANFTFPWMESSRRFAKDRLTGEQAEESRAGEATGGPGPAGSLCPLPKGDIGRVPVWSTVETLAKCYYPELAHLRDGGGLLADYPFPKGACPAALSPFSVTRRIGHPYQNRTPPKRKKPRTSFSRVQICELEKRFHRQKYLASAERATLAKALKMTDAQVKTWFQNRRTKWRRQTAEEREAERQQANRLMLQLQQEAFQKTLSQPLQPDPLCLHNSSLYALQNLQPWADDSKLTV, from the exons atGGAGCACACAGGCATCGAGGAGGTGAACCAGAcgcaccagcagcagcatgaaccCATCAGCTTCGGGATCGACCAGATCCTCAACAGCTCGGACCAGTCCAGTGGCTGCATGCTGCCCAACCGGACCGGAGACCCGGATTACACACTGGCTCCAAATGTCTACAGCAATGGTTACAACAGTGTCTACAACCCGGCCTGCTCCATGGCTGCAGGTCTGGCCGGCTCCTACAATGTCAACATGAACATGAATGTCagcatgaacatgaacatgaatgTCAATGTGAACTCTGGAGGTGCCGGAGGGGTGATCCGGGTCCCGGCTCACAGACCgatgcctcctcctcctcctcctccagccgcGGCcgctcctcatcctccctcctctgggTGCATCGGACCCGGCATCGCCTCGGTGCCCGGCATGGGGATGGGGAGCTCGGCCAACTTCACCTTCCCGTGGATGGAGAGCAGTAGGAGGTTTGCCAAGGACAGACTAACAG GGGAGCAGGCAGAGGAAAGCCGAGCCGGAGAGGCCACAGGGGGGCCGGGGCCCGCCGggtccctctgtcctctccccaAGGGAGACATCGGCAGGGTCCCCGTCTGGAGCACTGTGGAGACGTTAGCTAAATGCTATTACCCCGAGCTCGCTCACCTGCGAGACGGCGGTGGCCTTCTAGCAGACTATCCTTTTCCAAAGGGGGCTTGCCCAG CAGCCCTGTCACCCTTCTCCGTGACCCGTCGTATCGGCCACCCTTACCAGAACCGGACGCCGCCCAAGAGGAAAAAGCCTCGCACCTCCTTCAGCCGGGTGCAGATCTGCGAGCTGGAGAAACGCTTTCATCGTCAGAAATACCTGGCGTCAGCTGAGCGAGCGACCTTGGCCAAGGCCCTTAAAATGACGGACGCACAAGTCAAGACCTGGTTTCAGAACAGACGGACAAAATGGCG GAGACAgactgcagaggagagagaggccgAGAGGCAGCAGGCCAACCGGCTGATGCTGCAGCTTCAGCAGGAAGCGTTCCAGAAGACGTTGAGCCAGCCGCTGCAGCCGGACCCCCTCTGCCTGCACAACTCCTCCCTCTACGCCTTGCAGAACCTGCAGCCCTGGGCCGACGACAGTAAG TTGACGGTCTAA
- the tlx2 gene encoding T-cell leukemia homeobox protein 2 isoform X1, giving the protein MEHTGIEEVNQTHQQQHEPISFGIDQILNSSDQSSGCMLPNRTGDPDYTLAPNVYSNGYNSVYNPACSMAAGLAGSYNVNMNMNVSMNMNMNVNVNSGGAGGVIRVPAHRPMPPPPPPPAAAAPHPPSSGCIGPGIASVPGMGMGSSANFTFPWMESSRRFAKDRLTGEQAEESRAGEATGGPGPAGSLCPLPKGDIGRVPVWSTVETLAKCYYPELAHLRDGGGLLADYPFPKGACPAALSPFSVTRRIGHPYQNRTPPKRKKPRTSFSRVQICELEKRFHRQKYLASAERATLAKALKMTDAQVKTWFQNRRTKWRRQTAEEREAERQQANRLMLQLQQEAFQKTLSQPLQPDPLCLHNSSLYALQNLQPWADDSKVTSVTSVASVV; this is encoded by the exons atGGAGCACACAGGCATCGAGGAGGTGAACCAGAcgcaccagcagcagcatgaaccCATCAGCTTCGGGATCGACCAGATCCTCAACAGCTCGGACCAGTCCAGTGGCTGCATGCTGCCCAACCGGACCGGAGACCCGGATTACACACTGGCTCCAAATGTCTACAGCAATGGTTACAACAGTGTCTACAACCCGGCCTGCTCCATGGCTGCAGGTCTGGCCGGCTCCTACAATGTCAACATGAACATGAATGTCagcatgaacatgaacatgaatgTCAATGTGAACTCTGGAGGTGCCGGAGGGGTGATCCGGGTCCCGGCTCACAGACCgatgcctcctcctcctcctcctccagccgcGGCcgctcctcatcctccctcctctgggTGCATCGGACCCGGCATCGCCTCGGTGCCCGGCATGGGGATGGGGAGCTCGGCCAACTTCACCTTCCCGTGGATGGAGAGCAGTAGGAGGTTTGCCAAGGACAGACTAACAG GGGAGCAGGCAGAGGAAAGCCGAGCCGGAGAGGCCACAGGGGGGCCGGGGCCCGCCGggtccctctgtcctctccccaAGGGAGACATCGGCAGGGTCCCCGTCTGGAGCACTGTGGAGACGTTAGCTAAATGCTATTACCCCGAGCTCGCTCACCTGCGAGACGGCGGTGGCCTTCTAGCAGACTATCCTTTTCCAAAGGGGGCTTGCCCAG CAGCCCTGTCACCCTTCTCCGTGACCCGTCGTATCGGCCACCCTTACCAGAACCGGACGCCGCCCAAGAGGAAAAAGCCTCGCACCTCCTTCAGCCGGGTGCAGATCTGCGAGCTGGAGAAACGCTTTCATCGTCAGAAATACCTGGCGTCAGCTGAGCGAGCGACCTTGGCCAAGGCCCTTAAAATGACGGACGCACAAGTCAAGACCTGGTTTCAGAACAGACGGACAAAATGGCG GAGACAgactgcagaggagagagaggccgAGAGGCAGCAGGCCAACCGGCTGATGCTGCAGCTTCAGCAGGAAGCGTTCCAGAAGACGTTGAGCCAGCCGCTGCAGCCGGACCCCCTCTGCCTGCACAACTCCTCCCTCTACGCCTTGCAGAACCTGCAGCCCTGGGCCGACGACAGTAAGGTGACCTCCGTCACCTCCGTGGCGTCTGTCGTGtga
- the tlx2 gene encoding T-cell leukemia homeobox protein 2 isoform X5 has translation MEHTGIEEVNQTHQQQHEPISFGIDQILNSSDQSSGCMLPNRTGDPDYTLAPNVYSNGYNSVYNPACSMAAGLAGSYNVNMNMNVSMNMNMNVNVNSGGAGGVIRVPAHRPMPPPPPPPAAAAPHPPSSGCIGPGIASVPGMGMGSSANFTFPWMESSRRFAKDRLTAALSPFSVTRRIGHPYQNRTPPKRKKPRTSFSRVQICELEKRFHRQKYLASAERATLAKALKMTDAQVKTWFQNRRTKWRRQTAEEREAERQQANRLMLQLQQEAFQKTLSQPLQPDPLCLHNSSLYALQNLQPWADDSKVTSVTSVASVV, from the exons atGGAGCACACAGGCATCGAGGAGGTGAACCAGAcgcaccagcagcagcatgaaccCATCAGCTTCGGGATCGACCAGATCCTCAACAGCTCGGACCAGTCCAGTGGCTGCATGCTGCCCAACCGGACCGGAGACCCGGATTACACACTGGCTCCAAATGTCTACAGCAATGGTTACAACAGTGTCTACAACCCGGCCTGCTCCATGGCTGCAGGTCTGGCCGGCTCCTACAATGTCAACATGAACATGAATGTCagcatgaacatgaacatgaatgTCAATGTGAACTCTGGAGGTGCCGGAGGGGTGATCCGGGTCCCGGCTCACAGACCgatgcctcctcctcctcctcctccagccgcGGCcgctcctcatcctccctcctctgggTGCATCGGACCCGGCATCGCCTCGGTGCCCGGCATGGGGATGGGGAGCTCGGCCAACTTCACCTTCCCGTGGATGGAGAGCAGTAGGAGGTTTGCCAAGGACAGACTAACAG CAGCCCTGTCACCCTTCTCCGTGACCCGTCGTATCGGCCACCCTTACCAGAACCGGACGCCGCCCAAGAGGAAAAAGCCTCGCACCTCCTTCAGCCGGGTGCAGATCTGCGAGCTGGAGAAACGCTTTCATCGTCAGAAATACCTGGCGTCAGCTGAGCGAGCGACCTTGGCCAAGGCCCTTAAAATGACGGACGCACAAGTCAAGACCTGGTTTCAGAACAGACGGACAAAATGGCG GAGACAgactgcagaggagagagaggccgAGAGGCAGCAGGCCAACCGGCTGATGCTGCAGCTTCAGCAGGAAGCGTTCCAGAAGACGTTGAGCCAGCCGCTGCAGCCGGACCCCCTCTGCCTGCACAACTCCTCCCTCTACGCCTTGCAGAACCTGCAGCCCTGGGCCGACGACAGTAAGGTGACCTCCGTCACCTCCGTGGCGTCTGTCGTGtga